One region of Eremothecium gossypii ATCC 10895 chromosome II, complete sequence genomic DNA includes:
- the PEP5 gene encoding tethering complex subunit PEP5 (Syntenic homolog of Saccharomyces cerevisiae YMR231W (PEP5)), with product MSFNSQRQFQLFEITPIRDPNFGTDTPLYSDPTLSAVTPLGNGTIAIAVRSVYIQTIDLKTPASLAEFKAYGDDYQITYLEYVKDGMLVSVGECVGKPTSIKIWNLGKTPKDAFDFHSTCEVRNGNNTFPVSAISLSQDLSCIVLGFVNGRIILVRGDLYRDRGSRQRIIYEDLNNEPITALFLNNDYSVTFASTTSRIMLFRTTGRNNGEPERVLNANTGIDLNCSCFNPERDELLCCLDKSVEFYKATGEKHSLLVEVPMKKRIFLIDNDHILLLSSVSTPNSTALQLSSTGTITKKVLILDLKNQLIAMNHLLASNIVHIYSDTVDGVYSVYLVTTDGVINRITEKPVDKQIKLITQRELYPIALQLAEQRSVSPLRIQEIRRQYGDALYKKNMKEEAVEQYIQCLDITETSEIISRFGIQKTSRPDDSRNLATYLWSMIKQKLSHSDHVTLLLAILIKLKDVDGIDYFISHFSRNGEFVEEGEDESSWSVDDETFFYSDIVLMDLDTILQLLKDSELDAQAFSLVHKFSKDPIQVVDVILNTLDDPHSALKYIKSLHVDDTLRVLIEFSKVLLEKLPNDTNALLIDVFTGRYQRSTKCEVNIREKKQTISRNNPVFHSYKAFVTYMYSTAGGVPNSEDIQEPTYHPPKPSLVFTSFIDRPFQFVVFLEACLESYNKFQGFLRDKQEILTTLYDIYLSLAATDEAHNEDWRTKATAVYKESEKLAGTCRSPQAPKASNTQFDNSLMMLISHINNVDLYSVEGDASGTEDLSVNKANLTNTFRSMCLTKEAKKCMNFLEKYGSVEPELYRMALGFFLSSKQVYDSIGGAPVFKARVLDKVIEMDLLQPLDILFVLSSTSVATFGLVRDFLINHIKAQQRETHNNEKLIQSYQGELQEKEMQLKTLLSESEPLQVKVKNNFCKMCHTLLDLPVIFFKCGHIYHQRCLPEDSISDGNGSPHYRCPNCAVDIEASENLIKPKKDNDTKASLLQAALSSEDSSGDRFKVVSEFIGKGGLEFGT from the coding sequence ATGTCTTTTAATTCACAGAGGCAATTCCAGCTTTTTGAGATCACTCCTATTCGGGATCCCAACTTTGGAACCGACACGCCGCTGTACTCGGATCCAACGCTCTCTGCGGTAACGCCCCTGGGAAATGGCACGATAGCAATTGCAGTAAGGTCGGTCTATATCCAAACGATTGATTTGAAAACGCCGGCGTCTCTTGCCGAGTTTAAAGCGTACGGAGATGACTACCAAATTACGTACCTCGAATATGTCAAGGACGGCATGCTGGTCAGCGTGGGCGAATGCGTCGGCAAGCCCACATCTATCAAAATTTGGAACCTGGGGAAGACACCAAAGGACGCATTTGACTTTCATTCCACCTGCGAGGTCCGGAACGGGAACAACACCTTTCCTGTGTCTGCAATCAGCCTTTCGCAGGACCTGTCATGTATCGTGCTCGGCTTCGTTAACGGGCGTATAATCCTGGTTCGGGGAGACCTATACCGGGACCGAGGGTCTCGTCAGCGGATCATCTACGAAGACTTGAACAACGAGCCCATTACGGCCTTGTTCCTCAATAACGACTACAGTGTTACCTTTGCATCGACGACTTCAAGAATCATGCTTTTCCGCACCACGGGCCGTAACAATGGTGAGCCCGAACGGGTTTTGAATGCCAACACTGGGATAGACTTGAATTGCAGCTGTTTCAACCCGGAACGAGATGAGTTGCTTTGCTGTCTTGACAAATCCGTGGAATTTTACAAGGCCACAGGCGAGAAACACTCGCTACTCGTGGAAGTTCCCATGAAGAAGAGGATATTTCTCATCGACAATGATCACATTCTGCTTTTGTCGTCAGTTAGTACGCCCAATAGTACGGCCTTGCAATTGAGCAGCACAGGAACTATCACCAAAAAGGTGTTAATATTGGACTTGAAAAACCAATTGATAGCAATGAACCACCTGCTGGCGAGCAATATTGTGCATATATACAGTGATACCGTGGACGGGGTTTATTCGGTTTATCTGGTAACAACGGATGGCGTCATCAACAGGATAACTGAAAAGCCGGTCGACAAGCAAATCAAGCTCATAACACAGAGGGAATTGTACCCAATTGCTCTTCAACTTGCAGAACAGCGTTCTGTATCACCGTTACGCATACAGGAAATTCGAAGGCAATATGGCGATGCTCTCTACAAGAAAAATATGAAAGAAGAGGCTGTTGAACAGTACATACAGTGTTTGGATATAACCGAGACCAGCGAAATAATTTCTCGGTTTGGGATTCAAAAGACCTCGCGTCCAGATGATTCCAGAAATTTGGCTACTTATCTATGGTCCATGATAAAGCAGAAGCTTTCCCATTCAGATCATGTCACGTTACTACTTGCTATTTTAATTAAGTTAAAGGATGTCGACGGAATCGACTACTTCATATCACATTTCAGCAGGAACGGAGAGTTTGTTGAAGAAGGTGAAGATGAGAGCAGTTGGTCCGTTGATGACGAGACATTTTTTTACTCAGATATTGTTTTGATGGATTTGGATACCATATTGCAGTTACTGAAGGATTCTGAACTTGATGCACAGGCCTTCAGTCTGGTTCATAAGTTTTCCAAGGATCCGATTCAGGTTGTCGATGTTATATTGAATACATTGGACGATCCCCACTCTGCATTGAAGTACATCAAAAGCCTGCATGTCGATGATACCCTTCGAGTTCTTATCGAGTTCTCTAAAGTATTGCTCGAAAAATTACCGAATGATACCAACGCATTGTTAATAGATGTGTTTACTGGACGCTACCAAAGATCAACCAAGTGCGAGGTAAACATACGAGAAAAGAAGCAGACCATCTCCAGAAACAACCCTGTATTTCATAGTTATAAAGCCTTTGTGACCTACATGTATTCAACCGCTGGCGGCGTTCCAAATTCTGAGGATATACAAGAGCCTACTTACCATCCACCCAAACCATCGCTAGTTTTTACTTCGTTTATCGATCGGCCCTTCCAGTTTGTCGTGTTCCTGGAGGCATGCCTTGAAAGCTACAATAAATTTCAGGGCTTCTTGCGTGACAAACAAGAGATACTAACCACACTATATGACATATATCTCTCGTTAGCAGCAACCGATGAGGCACACAACGAAGACTGGCGCACGAAGGCCACCGCTGTCTAtaaagagagtgaaaaacTGGCGGGCACTTGCCGCTCGCCCCAGGCTCCAAAGGCATCTAATACCCAATTTGACAATTCTCTCATGATGCTGATATCACACATCAACAACGTCGACCTATACTCTGTGGAAGGCGACGCTTCTGGCACAGAGGATCTGTCTGTTAACAAAGCAAACTTAACAAATACATTTAGGTCGATGTGTCTCACGAAGGAGGCCAAAAAGTGCATGAACTTCCTAGAGAAGTACGGCAGTGTGGAGCCAGAGCTCTACCGAATGGCATTGGGCTTCTTTCTATCCTCCAAACAAGTCTACGACAGCATCGGCGGCGCTCCCGTATTCAAGGCCAGGGTCCTGGATAAAGTCATAGAGATGGACCTCCTGCAGCCACTTGACATTTTGTTTGTCCTGAGCTCTACAAGCGTGGCCACCTTTGGGCTAGTCAGAGACTTCCTGATAAACCACATCAaggcgcagcagcgcgaaACACACAATAACGAGAAGCTGATCCAGTCATACCAGGGCGAGCTGCAGGAAAAGGAGATGCAGCTAAAAACCCTACTAAGCGAAAGCGAACCCCTTCAAGTCAAGGTAAAGAATAACTTCTGTAAGATGTGTCACACCTTGCTCGATCTGCCTGTGATATTCTTCAAATGtggccatatctaccaCCAGCGCTGCCTCCCGGAAGATTCTATTTCCGACGGAAATGGTTCGCCTCATTATAGATGCCCAAATTGTGCTGTGGATATTGAGGCATCTGAAAACCTGATCAAGCCAAAAAAGGATAATGATACAAAAGCCAGCCTCCTACAGGCTGCGTTGTCTAGTGAAGACAGTTCCGGTGACAGGTTCAAGGTTGTTTCAGAATTCATAGGGAAGGGTGGTTTGGAATTTGGGACATAG